The following nucleotide sequence is from Fundulus heteroclitus isolate FHET01 chromosome 24, MU-UCD_Fhet_4.1, whole genome shotgun sequence.
atagatatatatatatatatatatatagagagagagagagagagagagagagagagagagagagagagagagagagtataaGTCAATTGGTCCTTCATAAgaccgtatatatatatatatatatatatatatatatatatatatatatatatatatatatatatatatatagagagagagagagagagagagtataaGTCAATTGGTCCTTCATAAGACCATGTCACATCTGAAtcttttaagatctggtatagacagattaggaacagactctttgggggagtattaaagagataaaattactaatatcagaaaaaagtcataggagaataatgaaaaaaaaagaagatacacaagtggtaatattatgagaaaaacgtcatatgaGAATAAAGGGGGAATTTTCacaataatcacagtttgcagaagtatttcactcctggagtaatagagccaggttagattcttttaattattgttattctctacgagaataaagtcaggagaatgaagccaaagggatacgaaaataaactcgtattattacaaaaataaaaatattacgaatataaagtatattctgataTTAAACTCCCTCTGATCCTGTTTAAGTGACACACCAATCAACTTTTAGGAGAAAACCGGACTTATGGTGACCCGGGAGCGACTTGTCGGCCTGCATTTTGAAAACCCGACAACGGGTTCTCAGCAAAGGTCCACGTCTGGAGAGTTTTCTCGCCTCTGGTGCAGTATTTTCACAGGTGGGATCTTTAAAGTCACGCGGACGGTAGCAGGATACTgtgtgaaacaatcaggaaaCCAACGCCGCACATGTCCTCTGAACTCGGTCTTTTTCCTGAAAAGGCGTCGTCTTTGCCGGATCACTCGTCCCGAAACCATTGTGGAAGCTCCCTGCCTCATCATTTGTGAAGACGCTCTaggcaagctctgcactggtggcaatCAGATCACTCTTCTGCTCTGATGCAAAGATGTCGGCAAACCTGCAGGTGGAAAAGACTAAAACTTACCCTAAAGCTTCATTTAGGTGATCATTTCACGGgtttctttctgctcatttttgAACGTTAGAGAAAGGCAGACTCATCCAGGGTCGGTTTGCAATTTTCAGatctttattattaaaaagaaacagcttTTACCGtggcacataaaaaaaaaaaaatagtaatcatcacatttctttgttttaatcaCCTTTAAAGCCACTTTCAGGCACACTGTGAAACCTGCCTTTACTGAACAAAAATGACCCATTACAGCTGGTTTAATGACACCGCTTTACAAACAAATTGGGCCTGGATTCTAAACACTacgaaaaaggaaaaaaaagaaataataataataataataaaggtaaAAACGACAAAAGCTTTGGACTCCATCACTTCTCATGACCTTTTATTTGTAGGAGAGAGAGCAGGCCAAGCACCTGCCAACAACCCCTGGGTTAGTCTTAGGAACAATTTTAGTACAATTAGAAAGGATTAGATCAGAGGGGAAGTCATGCAAAGTCATGACAGCAACGTTTGGtgaggctgaaaaaaataaaataaaatgaaaaaataaaatgaaaactgagACACCACCAGGAGGCGCTAAAGCAAACGCTGCCTAAAACGTTTTCATGATACAACAGAGAGGAAGGCATGAGTAAAGCTGGCTTTAAAAAGAGGTAAAACTAAGACATGAATGAAATGGTGTGATGGACCACGTGGTTAAagcggggggcggggggggggggggggggtggtcccTGCTGCAGATAAAGGAGGAAACTAACAGGAAACAGAGTGAAGTCATGAATCCAAACTTGGTCTTGTCTGCTGAACGCGTCACGGCCGCCTGGAGCCTCGCTGCCGGACGTGAGAGGCCAGAAAGTGCCGACCGAGTGGTCtggtgggaggaggaggatgatgaggCGGCGGGGTTGTTCTTCCTCACAGAGGCACGTGGCTGAAGAGGTACGACACCGACTCGCCGTTGTGGGTCCTCCTGATGGCCTCGGCCAGGATCATGGAGATGTCGATGACCTGGTGGGAGACGACCAGAAAGCAGACGTGTGTCTGAGGCGCTCTCACCGCGGACTGCGCCGCCGCTTGGTCATGTGACCGGGCCTACCTGTATTTTTGGGCACGCCTTCATCTTCTCCTCCTGCGGGATGGTGTTGGTCACCACCACCGCCTCGAACGGCGCGTTGTTGATGCGGGAGATGGCCGGCCCCGAGAAGATCCCGTGCGTGAGGATGGCGTAGACCTTGGTGGCGCCGGCGTCGATCAACCTGGCGGGACGGACACGCACACGTCAGCTTCAAGAGACGCCGTGGGGGAAAAAGgattcaaaaaaagaaaagggtgcTGACTTGTCGGCGGCGTGGCAGATGGTGCCGCACGTGTCCGCCATGTCGTCCACCATGATGGCCACGCGGTCCTTCACGTCGCCGACCAGCACCATGCGGTCCACTTCGTTGGCCTTCTTCCTCTCCTTGTGGATGAGGGCGAAGTCCACGTTGAGGCGGTCGGCGATGGACGTCACGCTGAGCGGACGAGCGAAAAAAGACGAGTTAGAAAGATCTCCAGCTTATCTGACAAAaagctgacctttgaccccacCACCAGGGTATCTTATCCAGGCTGCTTACCGCTTTGCTCCGCCGGCATCTGGGGACACGATGATGCAGTCCTTCCACTCAGGAATGTTCTCTTTGACCCACTGCAGGACAGCGGGCTCAGCGTACAGGTTGTCCACCGCGATGTCAAAGAATCCcttcaacaagaaaaaaacaaacccgtCAACCTCACTGCCGAGCCACCAATGTAAAACGGAGCGTTTCCCACCTTTATAACTTTTCTAATTCGAGTAGTAATACAGAGTATGACTTAAGGGCCATTAGGTCCCTCTTCAAAacaggaaagacaagagaacagaCAATGCAGATAAGCCAGACGGCCAGAAATCGGATCAATTGttcaaattttaaagaataactgAGGTAAGGGGGGCGGCTGGGAGCTAATTGGATATCCGGCAGCCGTGGGAAAAACAATCAGCCGATTTAGACGCACACATTAGCTGACTAATGGGTCAGTTGCGaaagaaaattcattttttaattataattaaatataatcTATCAAAATGTGTATATAATATAGGCTAAAAACCTGTTCAGTTGTTTTACCGTTGTTTATAATTCTTTACTTAATTATTGCTCCTGTGTAGCAGCGGGTGATGAATTAGTTTGATCAGCCTGCCTCGCCCATCAGTCAGTGGGCGGGGCTAACACGGCTATAGCTAAGGTGATTGGTCGGCGGTTTCAAAATAGCTACAAATTCATAACCTACTGCAGCACTAATATAATTAAAAGGTGTGTTTCtgttcaatattttttatttaaatgatcttgaaaaaaaaattatatattatatttgttgtttattgGATTGTGGCACTGTTGGCCTTCCATATATGGAACATATATGGTGAcactttattgctgtttttttttttaaagttcacaACTTACACatacttttttcattttagatgtgtttttatacatttcatgCATCTATACccagtttgttttaataatcctataaattaaatgtttttattgcattatGGCACCTCATACCATATGTTAAATATGGTAGAGAAAATATGCTGTGGGCTGAAAATGGGTCAGAATTAGGCGTTTTAGCAGGATAGTGATTCAAAAATGACCAGGTCAACAAAAAGAAACTTTCCTCTCAGCTCCCAGACCATAAACCCATAAAAAAACGGTGTGGCTGACGAAAAGACTGCATGAAAAGCGAAAGTAGGAGGTGTTGTGCTTGCGATAACTCCTGGAAGCGTCTGTAAACCCACGGAGGAAACGGCACAGTAAGAGAGCTGCTAGCTTCAGCTCACAGACCTGGATCTGCGAGGCGTGGAGGTCCATGGTGATGATGTGGTCGGCGCCGGCCACAGACAGCATGTTGGCCACCAGCTTGGCCGAGATGGGGGCTCGGCTCTGGAGACAGAGAAGATGGCCGATCAGAAGCgatcgtttaaaaaaaaaaaaaggaaaaaaaaaaggagcttttaGTGCAGAATCAGCGACGCTCTGCATGTGCAGACCTGCACTTGTCAGCGGCTTCATGCAAACCAGGCGTCCTCATGACGTcagccgcacacacacacacacacttacacacaccTTATCCTTCTTGTCCTGCCGGGCGTACGGGAAGCAGGGGATGACGGCGGTCACGCGGGACGACGAGGCGATCTTGCAGGCGTTGATCATTATCAGCAGCTCCATCAGGTTGTCGTTGATTTCGCCGCAGCCGCTCTGGATGATGTAGACGTCCTCGCCGCGGACGCTCTCCCCGATTTCCACGCTGTCGGCGAGAAACGACGGCCATCAGCGCAGGAAGCAGAACAGCTTTCATTTGTggggaaaat
It contains:
- the LOC105917431 gene encoding ribose-phosphate pyrophosphokinase 2 is translated as MPNIVLFSGSSHHDLSQKVADRLGLELGKVITKKFSNQETCVEIGESVRGEDVYIIQSGCGEINDNLMELLIMINACKIASSSRVTAVIPCFPYARQDKKDKSRAPISAKLVANMLSVAGADHIITMDLHASQIQGFFDIAVDNLYAEPAVLQWVKENIPEWKDCIIVSPDAGGAKRVTSIADRLNVDFALIHKERKKANEVDRMVLVGDVKDRVAIMVDDMADTCGTICHAADKLIDAGATKVYAILTHGIFSGPAISRINNAPFEAVVVTNTIPQEEKMKACPKIQVIDISMILAEAIRRTHNGESVSYLFSHVPL